Proteins from a genomic interval of Pristis pectinata isolate sPriPec2 chromosome 9, sPriPec2.1.pri, whole genome shotgun sequence:
- the rnf139 gene encoding E3 ubiquitin-protein ligase RNF139 has translation MSSQWVSVGSHLRGVLDVALRVPCIFVIDAILNSYYDGDEPLPVVARQVSQRLLGLLASCVVLILSQRALFRLYMFGCVVLLATTSVLVNYYTTLHIDFYNAYYSAVFGMQLLPRNGPTLWLALIAVQLTFGIGYAALLCIPSMFSALTMVNFLLPILGLALELPEDFQNLLVAFSGMYITAQTVLYITMNLKWFYYTVRYVYLLVRHMYRIYGLQVIVEDTWKRIRFPDVLRVFWLTRLMAQAIILVYVVKVTQGESGNKSYFISWSDSWEVLCNLIISGCDSTLTVLGMSAVISSLAHYLGLGILAFIGSTEEEDKRLGFVAPVLFFILALQTGLSGLEPEERLVRLSRNMCLLLTAILHFIHGMTDPVLMSLSASHVSSFRRHLPVLLVSISLFILPIILSCTLWQVHTLNTWLFAVTAFCVELCLKVIVSLTVYTLFIIDGYYNVLWEKLDDYIYYVRSTGNVIEFIFGVIMFGNGAYTMMFESGSKIRACMMCLHAYFNIYLQAKNGWKTFINRRTAVKKINSLPEIRGSSLHDIGDVCAICYQEFTTSARITPCNHYFHALCLRKWLYIQDTCPMCHQGVYIEENQSESIVFVNNNGNVPQQAVEHLVVAAAAVDADSDLNEDNDSIEYDEEEWATQNGNVGVVDEYLDDDTDASDE, from the coding sequence GTCTTCTTGCATCGTGCGTTGTTCTCATCCTATCCCAAAGAGCTCTCTTCAGACTGTACATGTTTGGCTGTGTTGTTCTACTTGCTACAACTTCTGTCCTTGTAAACTACTACACCACTCTCCACATAGACTTCTACAATGCGTACTACTCCGCAGTGTTTGGGATGCAGCTATTGCCGCGCAATGGTCCAACATTGTGGTTGGCCCTTATTGCTGTTCAGCTCACATTTGGTATTGGATATGCAGCATTACTCTGCATTCCATCAATGTTTTCTGCATTAACCATGGTAAATTTCCTGCTGCCTATACTGGGTCTGGCCTTGGAGTTACCAGAAGACTTTCAGAATCTGTTAGTTGCCTTTTCAGGCATGTACATAACAGCACAGACTGTACTTTACATTACAATGAATTTAAAATGGTTTTATTATACAGTAAGATATGTCTATTTGCTGGTACGGCATATGTATCGTATCTATGGATTACAAGTTATTGTGGAGGACACGTGGAAGAGGATTCGTTTCCCTGATGTATTGAGAGTTTTCTGGTTGACTCGGCTAATGGCACAGGCCATCATTTTAGTTTACGTTGTTAAAGTAACACAGGGTGAGTCAGGGAACAAAAGTTATTTTATCTCCTGGAGTGACAGTTGGGAAGTGCTCTGCAATCTTATAATAAGTGGTTGTGATTCAACATTGACTGTCCTTGGCATGAGTGCAGTCATCTCATCATTAGCACACTATCTGGGACTTGGAATCTTGGCTTTCATTGGGTCTACTGAGGAAGAAGATAAACGATTGGGGTTTGTGGctccagttttatttttcattttggcGCTACAGACAGGTTTGAGTGGACTGGAACCTGAAGAAAGACTAGTTCGCCTTAGTCGAAACATGTGCCTTCTGTTGACTGCAATCCTGCATTTCATTCATGGAATGACAGATCCTGTGCTCATGTCACTTAGTGCCTCCCACGTTTCCTCCTTCAGAAGACACTTGCCTGTTCTTTTGGTTTCCATTAGCCTTTTCATTCTTCCAATTATACTCAGCTGCACCTTGTGGCAGGTCCACACATTGAATACTTGGTTGTTTGCTGTGACAGCATTCTGTGTTGAATTGTGCTTAAAAGTAATTGTTTCCCTCACTGTGTATACATTGTTTATAATTGATGGATATTACAATGTGCTATGGGAAAAACTAGATGATTATATTTACTATGTTCGTTCAACGGGGAACGTTATTGAGTTCATTTTTGGAGTTATAATGTTTGGAAATGGAGCTTACACAATGATGTTTGAATCTGGGAGTAAAATTCGTGCCTGTATGATGTGCTTACATGCTTACTTTAACATTTATTTGCAAGCTAAGAATGGATGGAAAACATTTATAAATCGGAGGACTGCTGTTAAGAAAATTAATTCTTTGCCAGAAATAAGAGGCAGTAGTTTGCATGACATTGGTGATGTGTGTGCAATTTGCTACCAGGAGTTCACTACGTCAGCACGTATCACACCTTGCAATCATTACTTCCATGCACTTTGCCTGCGCAAATGGTTGTACATTCAGGATACCTGCCCCATGTGCCATCAAGGAGTGTACATTGAGGAGAATCAAAGTGAAAGCATAGTATTTGTCAACAATAATGGAAATGTTCCACAACAAGCAGTGGAACACTTGGTGGTGGCAGCTGCTGCTGTTGATGCTGACAGTGATCTCAATGAAGACAATGACAGCATCGAGTATGATGAAGAGGAGTGGGCAACTCAGAATGGCAATGTAGGAGTAGTGGATGAGTACCTTGATGATGATACAGATGCAAGTGATGAGTGA